A window of Leclercia adecarboxylata contains these coding sequences:
- a CDS encoding VOC family protein has product MLGLKQVHHIAIIATDYAVSKAFYCDTLGFTLQSEFYREERDSWKGDLALNGQYVIELFSFPFPPARPSRPEACGLRHLAFSVEDIDRAIEHLESHGVKCEAIRIDPFTGKRFTFFNDPDGLPLELYQQ; this is encoded by the coding sequence ATGCTGGGTTTAAAGCAGGTTCATCACATTGCAATTATTGCCACCGACTACGCCGTCAGTAAGGCGTTTTACTGCGATACGCTGGGTTTTACCCTGCAGAGCGAGTTTTATCGCGAAGAGCGTGATTCCTGGAAGGGTGACCTGGCGCTGAATGGTCAGTATGTCATTGAGCTGTTTTCGTTCCCTTTCCCGCCGGCGCGTCCATCCCGGCCCGAAGCCTGCGGTTTACGCCACCTGGCGTTCAGCGTGGAGGATATCGATCGGGCGATAGAACATCTTGAATCCCACGGCGTGAAGTGTGAAGCCATCCGCATCGATCCCTTCACCGGGAAGCGCTTCACCTTTTTCAACGATCCCGATGGCCTGCCGCTGGAGCTGTATCAGCAGTAA
- the tilS gene encoding tRNA lysidine(34) synthetase TilS: MTTADLQQALHPYRRLLVGFSGGLDSTVLLHQLKLWREQAPGLELRAIHIHHGLSPHADSWVAHCQHLCHEWNIPLLVVRVTLAEEGLGLEAQARKARYAAFSEALLPGEALVTAQHLDDQCETFLLALKRGSGPAGLSAMPARARFGDTEQIRPLLGETRESLQAWAQRWDLRWIEDESNQDDSYDRNFLRLRVLPLLTDRWPHFAQATARSAQLCAEQEQLLDELLADELTTLVSGDGALAITPLQAMSAVRRAALLRRWLARHGALMPSRDMLNRLWDEVALAREDAAPRLRSGNGEIRRFRGELWWVKRYPPLAERVIDWPSVNLPLCLPEGLGTLRLSAGGNLRLPHPDEPVTVRFRASGTLHIVGRNGGRKIKKIWQELNVAPWRRDTTPLLFYGETLVAAAGVFVTREGAAEAERGVQLEWKA; the protein is encoded by the coding sequence ATGACCACAGCCGATCTTCAGCAAGCCCTTCACCCTTACCGCCGACTGTTGGTGGGATTTAGCGGTGGCCTGGATTCCACGGTATTGCTGCATCAACTCAAGCTCTGGCGTGAACAGGCGCCTGGCCTCGAACTGCGCGCTATCCATATTCACCACGGCCTGAGCCCCCACGCCGATAGCTGGGTCGCGCATTGCCAGCATCTCTGCCATGAATGGAATATTCCGCTGCTTGTGGTGCGGGTTACGCTGGCAGAAGAAGGCCTGGGACTTGAGGCGCAGGCGCGTAAAGCGCGTTATGCCGCCTTTAGCGAAGCTCTTTTGCCGGGCGAAGCGCTGGTGACGGCGCAACATCTCGACGATCAGTGTGAAACCTTCCTGCTGGCCCTTAAGCGCGGCAGCGGCCCGGCAGGGCTATCAGCCATGCCTGCACGGGCGCGTTTTGGCGATACCGAACAAATCCGTCCTCTTCTTGGCGAAACGCGTGAGTCGCTGCAGGCCTGGGCGCAGCGCTGGGATCTGCGCTGGATTGAGGACGAAAGCAATCAGGACGACAGTTATGATCGCAATTTTTTGCGTCTGCGCGTTCTGCCGCTGCTTACAGATCGCTGGCCGCATTTTGCCCAGGCTACGGCCCGTAGCGCCCAGCTTTGCGCCGAGCAGGAGCAGTTACTGGATGAGCTGCTGGCAGACGAGTTGACGACGTTAGTGTCCGGTGACGGGGCGCTGGCTATCACGCCGCTGCAGGCGATGAGCGCGGTGCGTCGGGCTGCGCTGCTGCGTAGATGGCTGGCCCGGCACGGGGCGTTAATGCCGTCGCGCGACATGCTCAATCGTCTCTGGGATGAGGTGGCGCTGGCCCGGGAAGATGCGGCGCCGCGACTGCGTTCTGGCAACGGTGAAATCAGGCGCTTTCGGGGAGAGCTGTGGTGGGTGAAACGTTATCCACCTCTGGCCGAACGGGTAATCGACTGGCCCTCCGTTAATCTGCCGCTGTGTCTGCCGGAAGGGCTGGGTACGCTTCGCCTTAGTGCAGGTGGTAATCTCCGTCTGCCGCATCCGGATGAGCCTGTGACGGTGCGTTTTCGCGCCAGCGGTACGCTGCACATCGTTGGGCGAAACGGCGGCCGTAAGATCAAAAAAATCTGGCAGGAGCTTAACGTTGCGCCCTGGCGTAGGGACACCACGCCGCTGCTGTTTTACGGCGAAACGCTGGTGGCTGCTGCAGGTGTGTTTGTCACGCGGGAAGGGGCGGCTGAAGCGGAGCGGGGCGTACAGCTGGAGTGGAAAGCGTAA
- the rof gene encoding Rho-binding antiterminator translates to MSMNDTYQPINCDDYDNLELACQHHLLLTLALKDGEVLKAKANDLVSRKNVEYLVVEDGGATRELRLDKIASFSHPEIGTVVVSES, encoded by the coding sequence TACATACCAACCTATTAACTGCGATGACTACGACAATCTCGAGCTCGCCTGCCAGCATCATCTGCTTCTGACGCTGGCGTTAAAAGATGGCGAAGTGCTGAAGGCAAAGGCCAACGATCTGGTATCCCGAAAGAACGTGGAGTATCTGGTTGTGGAAGACGGTGGCGCAACGCGCGAACTGCGTCTCGATAAAATTGCCAGCTTCAGCCATCCCGAAATCGGCACCGTTGTGGTGAGCGAGTCCTGA